The genomic stretch AGTATGTACCGTCGAATGCGTGCGTTGGATAGTTGGTCGGAAATATCTCTTGGCTTGCGCCATCATGCGGATGCTCGAATGATGCTTCAGCGTTTAGCCAATGGGGCAGATGTTGCGCCGCTCATCACGTTAGCCAAATACACGGAGCCTGCGCAATATTATGCAAGGCACTGGGAAAAATGGATTTCTACGCCAAACAAAGGGGATTTGTACAATCAATATGAACGCTTAAATCGGTTCGCCGATGCCTTAGTGGTAGAAAGCTACGCGGTGTATGACATGGAAGCGTTGGTGCGTGGCTATCAGCCAAAGGGCAATGCGCAAAGTCCGCAAAGCAAGCAGGTGCTTGAGCAGCTTTCTGAGCATTATCAGGTGGTGAAAGCCGCGGCGCGTCAATCTCGTGGGATTTTTGCTGCCAATATCGCTTCGCGTGAGAGTGTGGCGCTCGCAGAGGCAACCATAGCATTAGCGGAACTGGGCCTTGAGTTGGTGGAAAAAACTCAACAGGGACAAGTGCTTTCGGCTGCTGAGCGAGCGACTTATCAAGCGATACTGGATAAGAATGCGGTCATTTTTGATGAAACCATTGTGGCGATAGGAAGACCAACCGAGCAGTTACTTCACAAAATTGCACCTTAATGTAGAAAAGCCGTTGCCGCCTGTGACAACAGGCGGCAAGGTAACAAGATGGCTTAACGCAAAGGAAGCGCACAAAGAATGACACAAGGTCTCTTACATTTTTACGTTGGCACCTATACCGATGAACCCAGTATGAGTGACGGCGTGGCTCAACTGGAGCTGAATACTGAAACGGGTGAGCTGATCCCCTTTAACGAACTGGCGACGCTACGCAATCCGTCTTACCTCACGCAAACTTCCCAAGGCTTATATACCTTCAATGAAGTGGCGGTTGAAGAGAACCCGCAGTTGGTGCAGCTCGGTTGTGTCGACAGCAGTGCGATGGCAATAAACGGCAGTTACCCTTGTCATTTAGATATTGACCCGACGCAGACGTTTTGCGCCGTGGCAAATTATGGTTCAGGTAATACCTCTATATATACGCTCGATGTGTTGGGTGCTCCGTCAGAGTGCATTGCAGAGCTTTATGTGGAAGGTGATGGCCCAAATCGAGAGCGACAAACCTCACCACACGCGCACCAAGCGACCTTTTTGCGTCACAGCCCTTTTTTAGCTGTGGTGGATTTGGGTACCGATCAGGTCCATTTCTATCACATTGATGGTCAGCAGCAAGCGTTTACTTTGCATCAGTCACTCAAACTTCCTGCTGGTAGTGGCCCTCGTCACTTAGTGTTTAATCAGGCGGAAACTCGTGCCTATTTGCTGTGCGAATTGACCGAAACTTTGCTGACGCTTGAACGAGAAAACGAATGTTGGACGGTGGTTTCAGAGCAACCTTTATTGCCGGGCGAAGAAAATGGCGCTGCGGCTTCTGCCATTCGATTGTCTTCCGATGAGCAATTTCTCTATGCATCCTGCCGCCGACAAAATAAAATCACGGTTTTTGATGTCAGCCAAAGCGAACCAAAATGGTTAGAGGCCGTGGATTCTCTCGGGGACTTTCCGCGAGATTTTGTCTTATCACGCAATGGCAAATGGTTGCTGGTGGCAAATCAGCACAGCCACAATGTGGTCAGCTATCGTCGCGATCGCCAGACGGGCCGATTAACCGCAACGGGATTCAGTTGCCAAATTGGTAGCCCGGTTTGCTTAGTTGAGCATCAAGAACCTTTTAAATAAAATCAATCCGATAAAGAGAAAATACGATGACAATTCACCGCATTAACCCATGTAAACGCTGGTCTGATATTACCGTCTTCAATGGCATTGCGCATTTTGTGGAAGTGGCTGACAGTGATACCAACGCGGACATGAAAGGCCAAGTGGAACAGATTTTTGCTCAAGCAGAAGCGCAATTGGCGAAAATTGGCAGTGATCGCTCGCGTATTCTTTCGGTGACCATTTACGTGACTGATTTTGCCAACTTTGATGCACTTAATGAAGTCTGGGACAACTGGTTCCCAGAAGGCTGTGCGCCAAGCCGTGCTTGTGTCAAAGCTGAGCTTGCTGACCCAGACTATTTGGTTGAAATGACCTTTGTCGCGGCCGCGGGTGAAGCGTTTCAATAGTCGCTGAGCGCATACTCAACTAGGCAAAATCCACAAAGGTTTCGCCATGGGAAAAGGGACGGAATATCGTCCCTTTTTCATAGCCCTGTTGCGAGTTCGCCACAGGTTGATTAAGGCAAGCTAAGAGGCGCTTTTGATCTGTTTAGCGCTCAGTTTGTCGACGATTCGGCTTGGTTTCATTGGACGAGAATAGTAATAGCCTTGGATCTGCTCGCATCCCATATCGACCAATTTTTTCAATGCCAGCTCTTCTTCAACCCCTTCAGCGACTAAATTCACCTTAAGTTGTAAGGCCAGTTGTGTGATAAGCCACACTACGCGTTCAGCGGTATCGTTACAAAGCATATTACGTATAAAGCTTGCATCGATTTTTATCGTGTCGATTGGGTAGCTGTGAATGTAATTCAAGCTTGAATAACCCGTGCCGAAATCGTCGAGTGCCACTTTAAAACCGCGATCTCTGAGTGCATCCAGCACCATGTGCTCTTTACCCGTTTGAGTCAGTAACACGGTTTCTGTCAGTTCAATCACGAAATCGCAGGGATCGAGATGATACTTTTGCATCATCTTATTGAGGTAATTAAGGTATCGCTCTTCATCATTCAGTTCATACGCAGAACAGTTGACGCCAAGTTTCACTCGATAACCTAACGACGCTTCCAAGTAGTTTTTTGCTCGGCACGCGAGCTCGATGATCCGCTCTCCTAACTGAACAATGAGTCCTGATTGCTCGGCGGCATCAATAAACTCAACGGGCGAAATTGAGCCATATTCGGCACTGTCCCAACGCGCCAATACTTCAAAATAATCCCAACGTGGTTTATGCACGTTGACGATCGGCTGAATCGCAACGTAAATCTCTGTTGCCTCATCGATAGGCTTCGCCAGTTGCTCGCGTATGGCTTCGATTAACTGTGTTTTTCGATGGTATAGCGCGCTTAAATGGGTGTCATAGCACCGAATACGATTGTTAGGGTGCTTTTTGCACTCTTTCATCGCAAGGCTGGCGTTGAGAAATAACTCATCGCTCGTAATAAGGCGCTGGCTTGCTTTGGCGATGCCGATGCTGATGTCAAATCGAACGTGATTGGCGTTGTCTTGATAGCCAAACGCAATCTTATTCAGAATGTGCTCACACACCTCTTCTGGCGTTTCTGAATAAGTGATAAAGGCAAACTCGTCACCCGCCACTCGGTATGCCAAGGCAGGGGCGGGAAGTGCCGATTGAATGGCATGCGCAGTAAACTTGATGATTTGATCACCAATGTAGGTGCCGTGAATGTCGTTGATCAATTTGAAGTTATCGATATCGATGCAAACGAGGCTAAATGGGCGATCGGATTGCTGGGTGAGGGTTTCCAAAGTATCCGAAAGGCAACTGCGGTTAAGCAAACCGGTCAAATTGTCGTGCGAGACTTCGTAACTGAGTTGATTCACCAACTGATCAGAGCGATCACTTAGCCACTTCTCTCGTAAGCCGTGAATAATGATATTGGCGTATATGCGGTGATATTTGAGTATCAGCTGAGGGTCGTGAGGTATAAAGCCAAAGGTAGAGACCAGAATACCCAAAATATCGCCATTATGGCCGCGCAGTGGAATACCGACAAACGCATGCACACCCGCTTCGGCAAATTCTAGCCCTTCTTCTTGTGAGAAATAGCTGTCAGGCACGTTGTCTTGAATCAGGTGACAGTGCTCGATCACCTTGAGAGCGATGCGTTCAAATGGCGTATTTTCTAAGCTATAACGCGCAGCGTTAACGTTGCTTCCCTCTTTGGCATAAGCCAAGGTATTGGCATGGTTGTGGTGTAGATCTATCTCTACGATACAAGTGCAGTACGAGCTTAAAGTGGAATGCAGCTTGAGCGTAACTTGATTAAGCAGCTCGCTACCGTCGAGAGATAGAGTATGAATAAGCTCATCTAAGTCGATACAAGCTTGAAGCGTTGAATCATTCATCTGACGTTTCTCTACCTGATTATTATAATAGTGACACTTTTGTTGCATAACGTTACGAAAACAACTCCGATATGCATCACGTTAAATATCGTTCAGGTAGTAGAAGTTTGCAATGAAGAAAAGTCAGGTTTGCTAGGAAAGTGTTATCTCATAGCGAGTTACTGAGCAGAAAGAGTTAGCACTTTTTTGCTCTATACGGATTTTTCTTGCTGTAACCGCTCTTTAAGGTAATCCAAAAACAGTTTTGTTCTTGTGTGTTGATAGTCCAGTTTGGGGTAGTAAGCGTAAACGGTGGCTTCGTCTGCGTGCACGTTTGGCAGGACCGGAACCAAAGCGCCAGTGCGCAGCTCTTCTTTGATCATCACGTTATTACTGAACAGAATGCCCATGCCTCGTTTTGCACCGTGGAAAAGCGCTTCTGGATTGGTTGTCGAGAAGTTGCCACGCAAAGTCATGCGTTTACCATTGTTGAGTTTCAGCTCTCGACTTGGTTTTTCTCCCCAGATCAGGATATTGTGATTGACCAACTGCTCTGCATTCTCCGGCATACCGTATTTTTCAATATAGCTGGGGGCCGCAAAAAACGTCGCTTTATGTTCAAACAGTGCAGTTGCTTTATAGCTTAGTGAGTTCAGCTGTTCTAACTCGCGACTGATAAAAAGGTCTAGGCTCAGCTCAGGCAGTTGCCCTGGCAATGTGGTAAAGAGCTGGATTTTAATATCTGGGTATTTTTCTAGAAAATCATCCAGATAGTGAACTAAGAACTTGGAACCGACGGCAAGGGTCGCGCCAATTTTCAGTAATCCGGCTGGGCTTTGGTTGACGGAGCGCGTCTCATCTAAAACCGATTGCCAGCCATCGAGTTGCAACTTTGCACGCTGATAAAATAGAGCGCCCGCTTCGGTTTGGCTGATGGAGCGTGTGGTGCGCTTGAGTAACTGAACACCAATCTTCTCCTCTAACCACTGTATCCGCTTGCTGATGGCGGAACTGGTGGTGTTCATTTTACGCGCAGCCGCATTAAAACTGCCTTCTTCCACCACTCTGATGTAGCTGTTTACGCTTTGAAACCAATCCATATTCTTTCCTTTAGGGAACTAATCTCTTTCCGATTGGGGAGATTATCATCAATCAAAGGCCAATATAAACTGTAAATAATTTGGTGTAAGAGAGGAGAGGGGAAGGAATGCTGAAGTCGTTACAAAAAATGCCATTGCTTTTAGCGATGATGATCATCGCGACAGGGCAAGTGGGTGTGGCCATTTATTTACCCTCTCTTCCTCTTATTAACCACGACCTCGGATTGACGCAAGCTGACGTACAAAACGTCGTGACTTTCTTTCTTGTTGGCTTTGGTGCATCGCAACTCTTTTATGGCCCTTTGTCTGATGCGATTGGCCGACGTCCAGTTTTCATTCTCGGCCAAGGGATTTACTTGGTCGGCACTGTCATTTGCATCGCATTTTCGTCCAATATTGAAGCACTAGAGTTAGGTCGATTGTTGCAAGGATTAGGGGCAGGCAGTGCATCGGTGTTGGGGCGTTCTGTATTGCGAGACAGCTACGAAGGGGCACAATTGACCAAAGCGCTCTCTTATATTTCGATTACCGCATCGGTCATGCCGATCATTGCGCCCGTTTTTGGCGGCTGGATTGCCTTTCATGTCGGCTGGCAAGCGGTGTTCGTTTTTGTGTTGTGTTACTTACTGGCGATATTTACGTTGGGCTATTTTGTACTGCCAGAAACCTTGCCTTACGCCAAAAGACGTTTTCGCCCTTTAACTGTCTTGGCGACTTACCGCACTTTGGCCACGAATCCACAAGTGATCGGCAGTGCCAGTTTTAACTGGATGAGCTACCTTGTTAGCCTTGTTTCTCTATCAGTATTCCCTTTCATGATGCAAGGCGAGCTTGGATTTTCTGCCGCAGATTATGGCAGCATGATGATCATTCCATCTGCCGGTCTTTTGCTTGGTAGTGTGACAGTCAATGTCTTGTTGCGTTATTTCGAGGTGAAAAGGCTGCTTGCCGCCAGTTTTGTTCTTGTAGCGCTGTCAGGTTGTGGGCTAATTTGGGCGCCTTTTAGTAGCGTCAGCTTGATCGCTGCCTTTACCGTGATGAGTTTTGCTCAAGGGATGTCATTTCCTCTGTCGATCAGTTTGCTTCTTGGCCCTCACAAGCAAAATGCAGGTTCTGTTTCTGCGTTGTCTGGCTCAGTGCAGATGGTGATGGCAGCTCTGCTTGGTGGATTTTTGGTTGAACACTGCGTTCGGACTCAAGCGCAATTAGGATTGTTTTATATTCTTGTTGCGATGGGGTGTTTTGCCGTGTTGTTGCTCAAGGGCAAAGTCATGACGACGCCGGAGGTACAGAAAGTCTAACTTGATTATCTCACCCCCCGTCACTACAATGCCGCGCAGCAGTTAATGAGGGTTACCCATGCAACAGAATGAGTTTGAACAGTTAGTTAAGCAGGTTTGCCAGCAAGAGAACTTACCTAAAGCACTAGAGCTTCTAAAAGCGTGTGACGATGAGGAAGTTGCAGAAGCGGCAGCATCGCTTTCAGGGCAATTTGCTTTGGCAGAAGTGGATGGTGAAAAACGAATTTATCACGTGACGTTACAAGAAAACGAAGCGGGTGAAGAGACGGAATACGTTGAGCATGTCATGAACGAAGGTGAGCACTTGGTGAAGTTTGCCGCTTGGTTTTTTGATGTCATGTTCGAGATCAAGGCCAAAGAGACCTATCAAGCTGCCGGTAAAACCTATCAGCAACCGAAGCGTAGCTAACGCTGGCGGAATCGCTTTTTAGAACGAAAAAAACGGCAAGATTACTGCCGTTTTTTTCGTTTTCGCGATAAATGTTTTTTATCTTTTCATGAAATAAAATTACCAAATAAATGTGATCTTCGTCTTGTTATCTGATGGTTTTGTAGTAATATTACGAACGTAAACAGAAGAGAAAACATTGGAGAATCAAGATGGGTTATGAATTAGGCGGTGCTTACATCGGTCAAATGATGGCAAAAGACGCAATGCACAAAGCAATGTATGGCAAGACAACGAAGAAGAAAGCGTCATTTATCAGCCGCATGCTAAAGAAAATGGCAAAATAACAGCAAGCTTAAAGCGTTATTTTGTAATAAAGTTTCAAAAAAACCTGGCATCGCCAGGTTTTTTATTATCTGCTTATCTATGGTCAACGTAATCAGTTTGCCATCTCTACGACATTATTCGGAACGACATCAAGCCCACGCTCTTTAAGATAGACTTCCAGCTTGTCGCAACCTCCAATGTACGATCCATCTAGCCAAATTTGTGGTACGGTGACGGGTGTTTTTTCACCAATGATGGCTTTGACTTCTGGAATCATACGATACAGCGCGGCGCTCTCTTTGACGACGTCGTGATATTGGTAGTGAATGCCCGCCGCATCCAACAGCTGCTTGGCTTTTACACAGTAAGGGCAGGTCGCTTTACCAAAAACAATATTCCCCTTGAGGGTGTCGCGCTTTGTCCACTCTTTGATCACTGATTGAATGAGCACGCCACGGTTAAGGGCTTCACCTTGGCTAACCACTTTACCTTCAACCACCAAAATAGGCGCATGCCAAGCGCCGAGCTTTAACGGCTCCCACCAGTGAGATAGCCAATCTTTGATTTCCAACTCAACAGGAATACCGTTGAGCTCATTGGCAAACGTATCGGTTAAGATATCTTTTGTTAACGTACACTCACCGCATGGGATGTTGACTTTAAATGGTCCCCAACTTCCTGCCCAACGGTACAGGGTGATTTTAATCGCTTCACTCATTAAATATTCCTCAAAATCGCTCTATTAGTGTAGTAGAACGCCCTGGCGATGTTTTCCTTTCACGCTATTTTGTTTTTTTGGTTTCCCAATGGGTAATAAAGGCGACAGAAGCAATAATGATGAAGGCACCAAGCCAAAGTCTGCCCGGTGGCACCCAACCAAAGACAAGCCAACCTGCAAGTACGTTCAATGGCAGTTTTGCATGATCAAAAGGCTGAACAAAGGAGGCATCGGCATTGGCATAAGCTTTGACGATGGCCCATTGCGCCAGTGCAGTCATGCAGCCAGCGGCAAAAAGGATCAGCCAAATGGTCGTACTGCTCGGCATTGTGAAATCGGGAATCGCCAGCATGATGTTGAATGGCGTAATCAACAGCAGTAGATAAACCACCATGGTGGAAGGCGGATCGTTGACCGAGAGCTTTTTAACCATCAGTGAATAACATGCCCAAAAGAAGGCTGCGCCGACAGGCAGTAAGGTCGCGAGATGAAAATCATCCGCCCAAGGCTCGAGAATGATCATCGCGCCAATAAAACCGAACAGCGTCGCGCCCCAGCGTGCCACACCCACCTTCTCTTTCAGAAGCAGCCCAGAGCCGATCGTTGCAAAGAGTGGAGAAGTCATTAATAGTGCGATGCCTTGCCAAATCGGCACCGGATAAGCGAGTGCCCAAAGCCAAAGCTGAATACCGATAACCGACAAAAATACTCGCAGTGCATGCCAGCCAAAATGAGAGGTGCGCAGCGATTGGCGAATGCCCAGCGTTTTTAAGTACGGCAAAATCACAATTAAAGCGATGCCATATTGAATCAGCGCAACAGTGGTTGACGGAATGGCAAATTGAATACTGGCAACTTGCGCTAGGCTGTTGACGATAGCGAAAGCTAAACCGGCGGTCAGCATCCACGACGCGCCAAGGATTGGGTGGTGTTGAGATTGCATAGATAATCGAATTCACAAAAAAGTCCGAGAATCATACGTTTTCTGCATGGCGAAGCCAAATGTTTTGCGGCGTACGGGGTAAAAAGAAGCCCCTGAGTTCAGGGGCGCAAATGCGGATTAAAGGACGTACCTCGGTGAGGAGGATAAGAACGAGAAGCACAAACGCTGCCATGCATTTGTACTTCTATCATTGCAGAAGCTGTGCCAGTTTTTAAGTTGTTGATTTTGTTCGTTTTGTATTTTTGAGTATCCCAGAGTCGCACCATAACCATTCAAAAGGCGACAATCATGGTGCAAGGGAAAGCTAAATTTGCAGTAACTGGTGGTTAAATTCTTCCACATCAAGGGGTTTGGAGTAGAGATAACCTTGGAACTCATCGCATTGCTCGCTGACAAGCAACAAGCGCTGCTCTTCGGTTTCTACGCCTTCTGCGATGACTTTTTTGTCCATGTTGTGGCCGAGTTGGACGATAGTTCTTACTAGCATGTGATCATGATGATTGTCGACACAATCATCAATGAAGGCTTTGTCGATTTTCAACACATCAACAGGCAGTTGTTTGAGATAGTTCAACGAGGAGTAGGCGATGCCAAAATCATCGATTGCAACGGTGACTCCCTCACACCGCAAATTATGACAAATCTCGATGAGTTTCTTCGGCTCCTTCATCAATACCGTTTCGGTGATCTCCAGTTGCAGATAACTGGCCGGAAGATGAGACTCTGCCAGAGCGGTTCTAACTTGCAGTTCGATATCGTCATGAGCAAATTGTACGGTTGAGACATTGACCGAGACAGGGATCTTGTAACCCAAATCCAACCATTTTTTGGCTTGCTGACAAGCCTCGAGAATCACCCAGCGACCAATCGGAATGATCTGCTTGGTTTTCTCGGCAATGGTGATGAATTCAAAAGGCGTTATGGTGCCTAGTTCTGGATGTTGCCAGCGAATTAACGCTTCAGCGCCGGTCATTTCTCCTGTTGTGATGGACACTTTGGGCTGATAAACCAAGGAAAACTGTTTCAGTTCAATGGCTTTGTCGAGCTCTCGTTCAATCTGGTGTTGACGGATGGTTTCGTCCAATAGGGCTTCGTCATACCAACGGACTTGGCCGCGGCCACGTGTCTTGGCTTTTTGCGCAGCAATGTCGCTGTTTCTTAGCCATATATCGAGGTTGGTCATGGACTCGTTAAACAGGGCAATACCGGTCGCGTAGGAGATTTGATAAGAGCCTCGTTCTAGCTCAAACGCTGCTGTAAGTGCTCTTTTGAGTTTATCGAGTAGCGCATCGACTTCATCATTAATGCTGTGTTTCTCGTACACCAGCACGGCGAATTCATCCCCTTCCATACGATAGACTTGGCCAAAGCCAAGGGTGTTTTTTCGCAAACGACGAGAAAAGCGTTTTAACAGGAGATCCGCTTGTTCGTGGCCAAAGCTCTCGTTGATCTCTTTAAAAGCATCAATATCTATTTTGAGGAGGGCACAGTTTCGCCCTTGCTGAGCCAGACTTTCGACTTGATTCAGATCCGTGTAAAAGGCTCGGCGGTTTGGCAGTTGCGTCAAATAATCCGTTCGGCTGTCTTCTCGGTATTTGGTTAATTGCAGGTAGAACTTCTGCTGATAGTAGACCATGACGGACGCAAAGGCGGAAATCACCAACAGTTCAATGGCATCTTCAATGAGCTCATCTAAGCCCTCTGGTGGAACTGTATAAAAATAGCTTGCCGTCAATAATAAGGCGACGACAAATGCCCAAATGGTTCCGGGGAACAACAAAAGATAGCAAAGTGGGAGGAGAATAAACGTCTCTTCAATGACGTCAATATCGAGCGGATCGACGATGCCGCCGACAAAAAGGTAACTCGTGGCGATCAAAGCGCACACATATTTGATTTTGTGGGATGGAGAAAAGAGCGCCACAATCATGGCAATGGCAAACAACACGTAAGACCAAGGTAATAGGGTGTGCTCATCCACCAGGGTTTGCGTGATCAACAATACCGCCACAATATAGGCGGCCTTTAATATCAATACGACTTTCGAGTTTGCCACGATTTTACTTCTGCCATCTACCATAAATATCCTCGGTCTGGATTATACAGTATGGTGTTTTTGTGCGTTATATCAAAACGCTTTTCTCTCTATCTGGCCTGCGCTCAGACAAGATGATTGATAGGTTTCCATTAAGTATATAAAACAAAATGAAAATCACCTCTAAACTAGCATTCTTATTATCGCGATAAATATAATTAACCTCACAATTACAAATTAATTCGAGTCGATTCACACAAGATAAGTCTAGGGATGAAAAAAAGCCGGTAGGGATACCGGCTTGAAATGGCTCGATGAAAACAAGCATTTAGAAATCGTAGCGTACACCCAGTCGAAGTGTGTCTTCACCAGAAGTGACTTTGCCGTTTACGTCTTTTACATCATCAAGCTTATTGAGGTAGTACGACAAGTAAGTGCGGAAGTTGCTGTTTAGCTTGTAGTAACCCACCAACTCGAGACCTTTAGTTGCGTCCGATTTAGTGCCGTTATCGTCTTCTTCAGCGAAGGTGTACATCGCGGCAACGCTAAATGGTTTGCTGATTTTGTACTGAACCGCAAATTCGTAGGCGGTGAATTCTTGTTTCGCTTTGTCATCGAGATCACCCGTCGAGAAAGTCGCACCTAGATAAAGATCGTTTAAGGTATAGCCTGCGCCGACAAGGATCTGGTTTTGGCTGCCTTTACCAGCACCGTTATCACCTGTGGAGTAAGCCAAACCAAGATCCAGACCGATAGGAAGAGAGTAAAGGCCACTAATGCCCATAAGGTCGCTATTGTCAGCGTCGCTTGCTGAATAAGTGGCTTCAATTTGCAGAGCATCGAAGCTACCGCGATAGGCAAACGTGCTGTCTGTTTTGTCTGATGACGCGTCAATGAACTGTTGCACACCAGAAAACTCCGTAATATCCGTTAGGTCTGAAACGATGACAGACGCCATATCTTGTTTACCAACAGAAAACGCACCTGCGTTTGTCTTCACACCCGCGTACATGTAACGGTTTTTGAAGCTGCTTTCGCCTGTTTTCTGCTCTGCTTCGTAAAAACCAAAGGCTTGTAGATCGTTACCAAGGTCAGTGGTGCCTTTTACGTTAAGACGCGCACGAGTGCTGTCTTCCATGGTGCCGTCGATCTCAACGCCTTTGTCAGTACCGATGAAATCACCACGGAACTCAACACGCCCACCAATTTTTAGCTCAGTACCGTCTGTTTTATAAACGGTTGCTGCGAAAGATGATCCGGTGACCACTGCGGATAGAATTGCGGTTGCTAAAGCTGCCTTTTTCATTTCTCAATTACCTTTTTATATTCAATGGGCTTACATGCCCGATTCCTGATGCAGCTAAGGTACTGATTAAAAATGAACAAACGATTTCTGTTTCATGACGCTTTCTTTGTGCTTGTATTGCAGTTCAATGAATGATGAGAACGATAGAGCAGCTAGCTCAACCACAATCTGAGCCATAGGCCAATCGGAGAACTGACGCCTGAGGTAATAAACTCAATTTTGCCATTGCGCACAATCACAACGGTCGGGGTCACTTGTACCCCCCAATCACGGCTAATTTTGCCAGTTGGATCATTGATGGTGTCGTAATCATACTGTTGTGATTGTAAATACTGATTAACGCTTCCTTCGTCTCCCGACTGCATCGCCACACTGATCACGGGGTAGGAATCTGCGATCTGGTTGATTGTCGGGCTAACGAGTTTGCAAGGGCCACACCAGGTTGCCCAAAAATAGACAACCACAGGGGACTCTTGACTGGCGCTCAGTAAGTC from Vibrio vulnificus NBRC 15645 = ATCC 27562 encodes the following:
- a CDS encoding porin, which gives rise to MKKAALATAILSAVVTGSSFAATVYKTDGTELKIGGRVEFRGDFIGTDKGVEIDGTMEDSTRARLNVKGTTDLGNDLQAFGFYEAEQKTGESSFKNRYMYAGVKTNAGAFSVGKQDMASVIVSDLTDITEFSGVQQFIDASSDKTDSTFAYRGSFDALQIEATYSASDADNSDLMGISGLYSLPIGLDLGLAYSTGDNGAGKGSQNQILVGAGYTLNDLYLGATFSTGDLDDKAKQEFTAYEFAVQYKISKPFSVAAMYTFAEEDDNGTKSDATKGLELVGYYKLNSNFRTYLSYYLNKLDDVKDVNGKVTSGEDTLRLGVRYDF
- a CDS encoding protein disulfide oxidoreductase is translated as MKIVKILKEWLPVLAVVLIVSIALDFYYSRNLPKENALPLSAITTLGEQVDLLSASQESPVVVYFWATWCGPCKLVSPTINQIADSYPVISVAMQSGDEGSVNQYLQSQQYDYDTINDPTGKISRDWGVQVTPTVVIVRNGKIEFITSGVSSPIGLWLRLWLS